A DNA window from Mya arenaria isolate MELC-2E11 chromosome 17, ASM2691426v1 contains the following coding sequences:
- the LOC128223183 gene encoding uncharacterized protein LOC128223183, whose product MSGFPQPMKRPYPGDWGAPPRPPKDPRAPDSGYPPAYPPQAGAWGSAAGGYGGGGYPGSYGGYDYGQKEYSQNWSGYAKQEPPQPAPVAGPPRDESFDFTDDYAAFYGKGTGDRGRGGGRGRGRGRGQRGGPRGGGSTNNTVIQTISATAHGSNRGTGGAMQRGGAQSRGGPQGRGRGRGQDQRGRGGNNRGRGAQRGMPPNHFGRGRGGNQRGGFLPPVHSLAKAQPNLPDLSSMSMAEKLHRFCLFLRNDDSIKQNAIQTIMNGITSSKLGLRADYQAEELTRVAGKAMYTGVLRLNDIFLARAIRPNKKELKQEVFQKGLNVMLSMTVAEIYNMVDPGADAIRVFQKGLNVMLSMTVAEIYNMVDPGADAIRDELDRQIKEDEKNPNNAAAKSLIGVDVTSTLSSLIQAIHNMKNIPDNPISYIEQAATQAHCLIKHQYSSEMIKLQNGRTYYKGALNFGNIVIGRGTGLTKKACKHDTYEQTLERLKTKTMAQLSESAPEIKIEEDEAMFPAVGSGKDKLTNMSLEQRFHNLLTALLGSSGFRGPTNNVQSTIDVQALQNGLVPMLIFRHEDENNKDTNRNTIIELYIEKILISSSCFSESETQKKKECLTQLYTMAHEVLTTVPAEQILTQHRRIPDSEIKTGHFIDIIIKGSGRTVESNGQALKRFGFAPEELEGRSLDELVIIEHSDWSRDRVRNAFSILQLSCTQNGLLMQWECDCVKNYFRCVISIQKRVVGESYGSNKNHARNLAATDALFKLYETQEVVNMASRLEDHKKWITWKEIQEEAEKLRTAGIGDEPIMKNDEQGNPLPDAFVMKVLKDHLSRLTGGEVREVLFGPGIGVTETREIRYFARMQKLKSDVRQYQGEPYLLFYEKLEWPRTVEILKSEEGPYGKFVLVDRSTLPNHATIEKNLVKEIPHIGEELLDAAIEKAEQTPKVEQAPKVEPTTPTKA is encoded by the exons ATGTCAGGTTTTCCCCAACCCATGAAGAGGCCTTACCCAGGAGACTGGGGTGCACCGCCAAGGCCCCCAAAGGACCCCAGGGCTCCAGATTCAGGCTACCCCCCAGCTTATCCCCCACAAGCAGGAGCATGGGGCAGCGCAGCTGGTGGTTATGGAGGAGGTGGTTACCCAGGATCGTATGGAGGGTATGATTATGGCCAGAAAGAGTATAGTCAGAATTGGTCAGGTTATGCGAAACAAGAGCCACCGCAGCCTGCCCCTGTTGCTGGCCCCCCTAGAGATGAGTCGTTTGACTTTACTGATGACTATGCTGCCTTTTACGGTAAAGGCACTG GTGATAGAGGTCGCGGAGGCGGGAGGGGTCGAGGGCGAGGCAGGGGGCAGAGAGGAGGGCCCCGAGGAGGGGGCTCAACCAATAACACGGTGATACAGACCATATCCGCAACAG CTCATGGATCCAACCGGGGGACAGGCGGTGCCATGCAGCGGGGTGGGGCACAGTCAAGGGGCGGGCCCCAGGGAAGAGGACGTGGGCGAGGCCAGGATCAGCGTGGTCGTGGAGGCAACAATCGGGGACGAGGGGCACAGAGAG GCATGCCCCCAAACCACTTTGGGCGGGGTAGGGGAGGTAACCAGCGTGGCGGGTTCCTGCCCCCGGTTCACTCACTTGCCAAGGCCCAGCCCAACCTGCCTGACCTATCCAGCATGTCAATGGCGGAAAAG TTGCACCGGTTTTGCCTTTTCCTGCGTAATGATGACTCGATCAAGCAGAACGCCATCCAGACCATAATGAATGGCATTACCAGTTCCAAACTTGGGCTTAGG GCTGACTACCAGGCAGAAGAATTGACACGTGTGGCAGGAAAGGCAATGTACACTGGCGTGCTTCGCCTCAACGACATCTTCCTGGCCCGGGCCATCAGACCAAACAAGAAGGAGCTGAAACAAGAGGTCTTCCAGAAAGGCCTCAATGTGATGTTGTCCATGACCGTGGCAGAGATATACAACATGGTCGACCCAGGGGCTGATGCTATAAGG GTCTTCCAGAAAGGCCTAAATGTGATGTTGTCCATGACCGTGGCAGAGATATACAACATGGTCGACCCAGGGGCTGATGCTATAAG GGACGAGTTGGATCGACAAATTAAGGAAGACGAGAAAAATCCAAACAACGCGGCGGCAAAGTCGCTGATTGGTGTAGACGTGACCTCGACCCTCTCAAGCCTTATTCAAGCCATACAT aACATGAAGAATATCCCAGACAACCCCATATCCTACATAGAACAGGCCGCCACCCAGGCCCACTGCCTTATCAAGCACCAATATTCCAGTGAAATGATCAAACTACAGAACGGCCGCACTTACTACAAGGGGGCCCTAAACTTTGGCAACATTGTTATAG GTAGAGGCACAGGACTCACAAAGAAGGCGTGTAAACACGACACGTATGAGCAGACACTGGAACGCCTGAAAACCAAGACGATGGCACAGCTGTCAGAGTCGGCACCGGAAATCAAAATCGAGGAGGATGAGGCGATGTTCCCTGCAGTTGGGTCGGGGAAGGATAAACTGACAAACATGTCACTGGAACAACGTTTCCATAACCTCCTTACTGCATTGCTGG gGAGTTCTGGTTTCCGAGGGCCAACCAACAACGTACAGAGCACGATCGACGTCCAGGCCCTGCAGAATGGGCTCGTACCAATGTTGATCTTCAGGCATGAGGACGAAAACAACAAGGACACTAACAGAAACACCATTATAGAGCTGTACATTGAGAAAATACTCATATCATCTA gCTGTTTTAGCGAATCTGAGACCCAAAAGAAGAAAGAGTGCTTGACTCAGCTGTACACAATGGCCCACGAGGTACTTACTACCGTTCCTGCGGAGCAGATTCTCACCCAGCACCGTCGCATCCCGGACTCAGAGATTAAGACTGGGCACTTCATCGACATCATCATCAAGGGATCAG GTAGAACAGTGGAATCAAACGGGCAGGCGTTGAAGCGGTTTGGATTTGCCCCAGAGGAGTTGGAGGGGCGTAGCCTAGACGAACTGGTCATCATCGAGCACAGCGATTGGTCGCGGGACCGTGTCCGAAACGCTTTCTCCATCCTTCAGCTTTCCTGCACGCAGAATGGTCTTCTCATGCAGTGGGAGTGTGATTGTGTGAAGAATTACTTCAG GTGTGTGATCAGCATCCAGAAGCGGGTGGTCGGGGAGAGTTACGGCTCTAACAAGAATCATGCGCGCAATCTTGCTGCCACGGATGCCCTCTTCAAGCTTTATGAAACACAGGAAGTGGTTAAT ATGGCGTCTCGCCTAGAAGACCACAAAAAGTGGATCACGTGGAAAGAGATTCAAGAGGAGGCGGAAAAACTACGGACAGCGGGTATCGGTGACGAGCCGATCATGAAAAACGACGAGCAGGGCAATCCACTACCTGACGCCTTTGTCATGAAG GTTCTGAAGGACCATTTATCTCGGCTGACTGGAGGAGAGGTCCGTGAGGTGCTGTTCGGGCCAGGCATAGGTGTCACAGAGACAAGGGAAATAAG GTATTTTGCACGGATGCAGAAGCTGAAGTCCGATGTTCGCCAGTACCAAGGTGAGCCCTATCTCCTCTTCTACGAGAAGCTGGAGTGGCCACGCACCGTCGAAATTCTCAAGTCTGAAGAGGGTCCGTATGGAAAGTTTGTGCTGGTCGACAGGTCAACGTTGCCTAACCATGCTACCATTGAGAAAAACCTCGTTAAGGAAATTCCGCATATTGGCGAAGAGTTGCTAGACGCTGCAATCGAAAAGGCTGAACAAACACCAAAAGTTGAGCAGGCTCCAAAGGTCGAGCCTACTACTCCAACGAAAGCCTAA